attaaagtattaaatcatataattatgaaaaaatatatttattattataagaaatTAAGAACACAAAAGAACAACAAAAGAACAAAAACAAAGGACAAAAGCATAAAtcatacatattattatacattaTACTTTATAGATTCCTTTACTGTTGTatcttataaatatatatatttttttcatgatatatattaatatatatatatatatatatatatatacattatttataaaatatatctatatatttttattatatattaattgcattattatatgttcCAAAACTATAATTGTATTGATgttatttaataataatattatattaatatctattatatatatatatatatataaaacatgTATTACACcacattatatatactataaaaatacaagaaataatacattttcATTTGATACATATCTAATAACTCtaaaagaataaatttataatatttctaaaAATTAAGGTAATTCctataatgataataataatacatattagtataaaacaaaaacGAAAAAATAACAACGAGAATAGagaacatataaatattgttataataacatGAATTTCATGATAGTATATATTGTgcttatttttataaaatatattttttaataatatatgcAATAAATAACCGATAGTTCCATGTTATAAACCAATAGCAACCTAGACACAATTAAATACGAATTTTCAAATTATTGATGGGCACATTcgaataattatatatatatatatatatatatatatattatagtattatacaacatatataaataactTATGTAAATGAGAAAGTCTTAATATACATGTAAAATgttatttttgttttccAATATTTTCTgttgtatatttataatgttAAATCCTGAATTTCctttattaattaatttacgttcttttattttatttatatgaacaCATTAATTTTAGTATGCGTTTATAAAATACCATATACattgtattaaaaaaaattatatatacgTATTATACAATAAAGGTAGATATGTACTTATGgcatttataatattatatataatagtttataatataaatataaaataatattatattattcatatacAAAActatttttctttcttttttttttttttttttcaacaTCCGTATAAGATGTGGAAAATGAAAACTAATGattaataatacaaaaaaaacgatattcaaatattttCCCCTCACTacacatatttatatttatcacCTGATTTATCTTAACTATTTTGAGAACGCATTTCTGAATTTTTGAAGGAACAAGTAGGTCTATTTGATTTTGCTtctatttctttttcatatttctttatatgTGTTGTTCCAACGTTTCCCTTTTCTTTTACATGtgatatattttgtttttcttttaatgTATCTTTTGGATATTTGTCTTTCTTGTATTTTCTTTCAttggtatatatatattctcctaattcattattttcGTGTTTATGATTTTTTCTAAGTTCATGCTAAAATTCTGCTAATGATATAAAACGATTTGTCCATAATACGATGTTTATATAGcttatatgtttatataaagtATCAGCGTCATTCTAAaaatagataaaaaaaattaaaataaagcaaataataaatcaaattatattaattatatatattatattatacataaatatggaaagtatgaataaatataataaattgtataataacaacaggtatttgtatatagtgtatatatatatatatatatatatatatatatataattattattgtaaTTTGGAGTGTTTAGAACATTATATatccattttttattcgtatttatttcttatcATAGCATTAtgttaatttttattatatatatgttaataaGTCTGTTAATTacacataatattatatatactatattattaaaataaattaataattaatatatggtaattattttaattttgatataaatgtacaaatatatatatatatatatatatatatttttttatatatgtcaAAATGCACAATTCTAACATACATAaacaaaatttatatatatttgcatttatatgattaatataataattttttgttaaaactaaaatatatatattcaataaATTTTATTCGAGTACACACCTAAAGAATGATATAAcatatttctatataattttttatattctgCTAAATAATTAGAATCctaaacataaatatatttttgataaataattatttttatataaatcaattggttttaataatttttcttattaatgttttatacatactataattaaaaagcatttttgtttcttttaaattttataatttttattcaaGTTTTTTTAAGAGTTTTTCTTTGTATTCttcatataattctttttttaatatttgaaaatattcTAAGTAggaataaataaattttaatatctCATCAAGTGTATGTTTACCATTAATTAAActaaaaaatgttttagTGTATTCCACCTCTTCCTTTATCAAAGATTGACAAAATTTAGAAcgatattttttacatacATAATCAGAGAACCAACGTTTCTTAGAATCATCCCATAGATAATTATCATTGTCtaagtttttttttattggTGCTTTTAActcttttaatatatcatcCAAACCTTCTTTTGCAACACCAAGTGTGTGAGaccatatatttttaagatCTTCTAAGGGTGGACATTCTTCTAATGAATTTAGAACATcaaataattctttttctgttaaattttttgatatatcATTGTAacctttattttttaatgtaaCTCCTTTATTGTTACAGGAATTGGAGGTCCTTTCATTTGTTTCTTCCAAATGATTCtttgtattttttctttgtgtattattactattttcattttcaaaTTCAGATAAATTTCGTGATATTATTACACTACATTTTATGGATGGAACTATATTTACTTCATATAAATTCTGtaatatatagaaaaaaaataataataattaattaaatatattattttttttctatttttggtgaacaaaaaaaaattaattacttataatattatatatatagcaaacaaatatataaatatatttataacaaACTATGAAAAAGTTTTTTTGagttatttttttaactcaccgataaagatatataaaataatgaaattaCACATAAACATATggatataaaaataaaagatcTACAATGTATTTTGCATTTCATTTTTAGCCCATTTACATCATTAGAatacaaattatatttatgttttttaaaattcctattataaaatattcccttaatttttattaataataaattaaaatatgttattgtattttttaGCTTTGTTATGTGtgaaaattaaattttctattacagtatatttttattattaataaataataaaatttttcctataaattttatattattattatgtttattaaatattatatatatatatatatatatatatataataattttaaataaaaaaaaaattataataataataactttaaataaatataacatttattatctgattttttttgtaataaaacataaatatttgttacaatataaaatataataatttcgattttaaaaatataaaattaaataatatacatttatgtatataacaaacatttattaaatattataattataatcTTTTCACCTAAATATATGGTATTTACTagaatttatattaattaattcACTATATAACTATTTGGTAGAAATAACACAAgcaaatattttaaaaaaattttaaacATATGTTTGAgcatttttatataaaatataaaattcaATGTTAAAACCAAATATCGctgtttttattttctataatccaaatcaa
This genomic window from Plasmodium gaboni strain SY75 chromosome Unknown, whole genome shotgun sequence contains:
- a CDS encoding exported protein (PHISTa); translation: MKCKIHCRSFIFISICLCVISLFYISLSNLYEVNIVPSIKCSVIISRNLSEFENENSNNTQRKNTKNHLEETNERTSNSCNNKGVTLKNKGYNDISKNLTEKELFDVLNSLEECPPLEDLKNIWSHTLGVAKEGLDDILKELKAPIKKNLDNDNYLWDDSKKRWFSDYVCKKYRSKFCQSLIKEEVEYTKTFFSLINGKHTLDEILKFIYSYLEYFQILKKELYEEYKEKLLKKLE